A window of the Lactuca sativa cultivar Salinas chromosome 7, Lsat_Salinas_v11, whole genome shotgun sequence genome harbors these coding sequences:
- the LOC111921179 gene encoding protein DEHYDRATION-INDUCED 19 homolog 3 yields the protein MDADSWAARLSSTSKRYQYALQSRSSDMFMGFEDIEVDDDIREEFPCPFCTGYFDVVGLCCHIDDEHHVEAKNGVCPICAVRVGVDMVAHITLQHGNIFKMQQKRKCRKGSSVSTLSLLRRELREGNLQSLFGGSSYIVPSANAAPDPLLSSFILPIVDDLGSTQSNSTAESVSVTKSTTEKVSERKAQSPPLSIEDKEERSRRSEFVQGMLMSTILGDEL from the exons ATGGACGCTGACTCTTGGGCTGCTCGTCTATCTTCTACATCCAAGCGATACCAATATGCTCTTCAATCCCGATCGTCTG ATATGTTTATGGGGTTCGAGGACATCGAGGTGGATGATGATATCAGGGAAGAATTTCCATGCCCCTTTTGCACTGGTTATTTCGATGTAGTGGGTTTGTGTTGTCATATTGATGACGAGCATCACGTTGAGGCCAAGAATGGG GTGTGTCCGATTTGTGCTGTGAGGGTGGGGGTAGACATGGTAGCACATATAACCTTACAACATGGAAACATATTCAAGAT GCAACAAAAGAGAAAGTGTCGCAAAGGTAGTTCTGTATCAACACTTTCATTGTTAAGGAGGGAACTAAGAGAAGGAAATTTGCAGTCTTTATTTGGAGGTTCCTCTTATATAGTTCCATCAGCAAATGCAGCACCTGACCCTTTGTTGTCATCATTTATTTTGCCAATTGTTGATGATCTTGGAAGCACTCAATCTAATTCAACAGCTGAATCAGTTTCTGTAACCAAAAGCACAACTGAAAAAGTATCTGAAAG AAAAGCTCAATCACCTCCGTTGTCGATTGAAGATAAGGAAGAAAGGAGCAGAAGATCGGAATTTGTGCAAGGAATGTTGATGTCAACTATTCTTGGTGATGAGTTGTAA